The Bacteroidia bacterium DNA segment CGCAAGCAGAGATAGAACTGAGTTATTTTGACCATGAAGAATGTCATGCTGTTTCAAGTTATGTTACATCTCCTTTTGAAGATAATGTGTTGCTTATAACCATGGATGGGCATGGAGACCACAATCATTTTTCAAAAGCGTTTTTATTAAAAGACGGAAAATATACATTATTATCACAATCAACATCACCAGACCGTTTCCTTTACTATACAGGGAAATACTCTACATTTTGGGAGGAGTGCTCTATTGGGGGAATGTACACGTATTTTACAAAGATGTTAGGCTTTACTCCTCACGCAGATGAAGGGAAGGTTGAGGCTTTGGCAGCATACGGAAATCATCAGAACGAAGTGTATAAAAAGATTTGGAAGTGTTTTTCTGTTCAAAAGAATGCCAATGGGTATCCACATATTCTGGTAAATAAGGAAGAAGCAGAAATGTTGTTTTCTTTAGATGAGTTTAAATCCATGCTGATTCAATTTAAAAAAGAGGATTTGTGCGCTGCTATTCAAAAGTTCCTAGAAGAAATAATGTTGCAATATATTTCAGGTTTGATTGAAGTTTCCAAGGCAACAAAGTTATGTTTGAGTGGAGGGGTATTTGCCAATGTCATACTGAATCTGAGGATTTTTAGCGAACTAACCTCTGATATTTATATTATACCCGCCATGGCAGATGACGGAAGTGCAGAGGGGGCTTGTTATATGGCATATCTCGCATCAGGGAAAACCATGACAGATTTGAATTGGATGAAGTCCAACATTATGCCTTATTGGGGAACGTCCTATTCTAAGGAACAAGTTGAAACAACATTAAAGAAGTATGTAAATGAAATAACCTTTGAGGTATATAGTCCGGAATGGCCCGAAAATGCGGCAAGGTTAGTGTCGGAAGGGAAGATTGGTGCATTGTTTCATGGGAGAATGGAATGGGGTCCCAGAGCTTTGGGTAACAGAAGCATTATTGCGGATTGCAGATTTAAAGATGTTACAGAAAAAATTAATAAGTCCATTAAAAACAGACCTTTGTTTCAGCCATTCTGTCCTTCTATTTTAGAAGAAGAAAGAGAGCGTTTGTTTCAAAGTTCTTATTCTAATAAACACATGACTGCTGCCTTTTATTTGAAAGAAGAATTTAGGGATAAAATACCTGCTTCCGCACACATAGACGGAACAGCCAGGGCGCAGTTTGTATCAGAAAAAGAAAACCCAATGTTTTACAGGTATTTGAAAGAGATGAAAAACCTTACAGGCTTTGGAGTCAGTATCAATACTTCTTTCAACAAACACGGACGTACAATTGTGGAAACACCGGAAGATGCTGTCAGGGATTTTTTAGACACAAACTTGGACTTTATGTACGTGGAAGGATTTTTGGTAAAAAGGAAATGAAAGAGCCACAAATAATAAACTTTAGAAAAATAGGAAAACCGACAGAAGGCTACATTTCTGTTGCGGAATTGCAGCAGCAAATACCCTTTGAACTCAAACGTGTTTTTTGGACATACTTCACTCCCGAAGAAGTTGTACGAGGTCGTCATGCTCATTATGAAACGGAAATGGTACTCATAGCAGTAGCCGGCAGAATTGTAGTGAATACCGAAATGCCTGATGGCTCAATGAATGTTTTTGTATTGGACAAACCTGATATGGGAGTATATATGCCAAAGCTCT contains these protein-coding regions:
- a CDS encoding FdtA/QdtA family cupin domain-containing protein encodes the protein MKEPQIINFRKIGKPTEGYISVAELQQQIPFELKRVFWTYFTPEEVVRGRHAHYETEMVLIAVAGRIVVNTEMPDGSMNVFVLDKPDMGVYMPKLCWHTMQYSHNAVQLVLASSLYNEADYVRSYRDFKELSK